One region of Triticum aestivum cultivar Chinese Spring chromosome 6B, IWGSC CS RefSeq v2.1, whole genome shotgun sequence genomic DNA includes:
- the LOC123136651 gene encoding uncharacterized protein: MGWRPQLDLYKSRSRTRLPTNNPHTRRARHKSHSHTALDTRSRTRRRGEARTQTGEAAMVEGGSGAGATSTCRRGGGGGGIVGPAARRCCGGGCGLGRLVRRLRRQGRQALCAARPAAASSSSSAAAALRGCQYDPLSYARNFDQSGFGDPDPDADAASLYYSYTFSSRFVLAPGSATSSSTAVAAVVPAPNGLVVASRPTAASH; the protein is encoded by the coding sequence ATGGGTTGGCGGCCACAGCTGGACCTTTATAAATCACGGTCACGGACACGTCTACCTACCAACAACCCACACACGCGCCGCGCTCGGCACAAGTCCCACAGCCACACTGCACTGGACACACGGTCGCGCACGCGGCGCCGCGGAGAGGCGAGGACACAGACGGGGGAGGCGGCGATGGTAGAAGGCGGCAGCGGCGCGGGTGCTACGTCGACCtgccggcgcggcggcggtggaggcggcatcGTCGGCCCGGCGGCCCGGCGGTgctgcggcggcgggtgcgggctcGGGCGTCTCGTCCGGCGGctgcggcggcaggggaggcaggCGCTGTGCGCGGccaggccggcggcggcgtcgtcgtcttcgtcggcGGCCGCGGCGCTCCGGGGCTGCCAGTACGACCCGCTGAGCTACGCGCGCAACTTCGACCAGAGCGGCTTCGGCGACCCGGACCCGGACGCGGACGCGGCCAGCCTCTACTACAGCTACACCTTCTCCTCCCGCTTCGTGCTCGCGCCAGGCAGCGCCACCTCGTCCTCAACCGCCGTCGCGGCCGTCGTCCCCGCGCCGAACGGTCTCGTCGTCGCCAGCCGGCCAACCGCCGCCAGCCATTAG